One Candidatus Limnocylindrales bacterium genomic window, GGGGTTGGATAAAGGAATTAAGTAACTTATTCCTGTTCCGTTATCCGGTTCTTATCCGTTAATAACGGGCAGCAGATAAAGGACAGATGAGGTTTTTATATCCCTCCTCCTTCTGGCTTTTAAGTTTACTTCCCTTTCTGTGGCTTTGTTATATTTGGAGTTGGAATCAGAAACGGAAGTGGTTGAAGGATTTTGGAAACATTTCCTGGTCCTGGCGTAGACTGAGGATTCATATTCCGGTCAGCCTGGGGCTTATTTTAGCTATTTTGGCCCTCAGCCGTCCCCAGTATGCCCGGCAGGTTACGTATCTTTCTCGAGAAGGTATTGATCTGGTCTGTGGGATTGATGTTTCCCCCAGTATGCTGGCCGAAGATGTAACTCCACCTAAAAAGACTCTGATCAGTTCTCTTTGGGATGGGCGCGAAACTTACCCTTCCTCCTTTCTTCCTTATCCTTCAGGGAAGGGAACCCCTGTTTTACCGAACCGACTCCAACGGGTAAAACAGGCGATATACGATCTTACCCAGATCCTTCAGGGAGAAAGGCTCGCCCTTTTCCTTTTCTCAAGCCGAAGTTCTAAAATTCTTCCTCTTTCCTCCGATTACAACAGCCTCCGATTTTATCTCGATTTTTACCTGGATAGTTATCATATTTCGGCCAGGGGAACCGACCTGAAAACCGCCATAAATTTAGGAACCTCCATGTTTCAAGAGGACTCCCGATACAAAGTCCTTGTACTCTTTAGTGATGGAGAGATGGAAGAGGAGGAGGCTTTAAAAAAAGCAGTAGAGGCGTCCCAATCAGCC contains:
- a CDS encoding VWA domain-containing protein, whose amino-acid sequence is MRFLYPSSFWLLSLLPFLWLCYIWSWNQKRKWLKDFGNISWSWRRLRIHIPVSLGLILAILALSRPQYARQVTYLSREGIDLVCGIDVSPSMLAEDVTPPKKTLISSLWDGRETYPSSFLPYPSGKGTPVLPNRLQRVKQAIYDLTQILQGERLALFLFSSRSSKILPLSSDYNSLRFYLDFYLDSYHISARGTDLKTAINLGTSMFQEDSRYKVLVLFSDGEMEEEEALKKAVEASQSAWLNEKVRIYTFGVGSEQSVLIPIRNQQGEIGGYLKDGKGNFVRTQASPASLIQIAQTGGGQFYSLGAYSPDTSIDKAVLQFMENVLTHAQNLKTIQKTRTEYRDLFPYLFLLALGLLGGRSLISETLKLITRKRG